One window of the Fibrobacter sp. genome contains the following:
- the carA gene encoding glutamine-hydrolyzing carbamoyl-phosphate synthase small subunit, translating into MKGIIALEDGTIFEGESFGAPGESIGEIVFNTSLTGYQEVLTDPSYSSQIVSMTYPLIGNYGINHTDIESSRVQVSGFVVKEACDYPSNFTSCKTISQYLIENGIVGVQDIDTRALTRHIRVKGAMKAVIWAGDTAVSSDDLVDKARSWRGLEGLDVVKDVTCKEPYIWNEHKNNLAKETQTRFSIVAIDFGIKYNILRIFQALGCRITVVPAGTSASEILGYDPDGIFLSNGPGDPAAVTYAIETIRKLIGQKPIFGICLGHQLLALALGGKTYKLKFGHRGANHPVKNMKNGCIEITSQNHGFCVDIDSLTSTGASLTHLNLNDNTCEGLELKSERVFSVQYHPEASPGPHDSGYLFEQFINVLDSKKAKSRQNLTVLT; encoded by the coding sequence GTGAAAGGAATAATTGCGCTTGAAGATGGTACCATATTCGAAGGCGAATCGTTTGGTGCACCAGGCGAATCGATCGGTGAAATAGTCTTCAATACCAGCCTCACCGGGTATCAGGAAGTCCTGACTGATCCCTCCTACTCTTCCCAAATTGTCTCCATGACCTATCCCCTGATCGGAAATTACGGTATCAATCATACCGATATCGAATCATCACGGGTACAGGTAAGCGGATTTGTGGTAAAAGAGGCCTGTGACTACCCCTCAAATTTTACCTCCTGCAAGACAATCTCCCAATACCTGATTGAAAATGGGATTGTCGGAGTTCAGGACATCGATACCCGTGCTTTGACCAGGCATATCAGAGTAAAAGGAGCTATGAAGGCGGTGATCTGGGCCGGTGATACGGCGGTATCCAGTGATGATCTTGTGGACAAGGCAAGATCCTGGAGAGGTCTGGAGGGGCTTGATGTGGTAAAGGATGTTACCTGTAAAGAGCCATATATCTGGAACGAGCATAAAAACAATCTCGCGAAGGAAACTCAAACCCGTTTCTCCATAGTGGCCATTGATTTCGGAATCAAATACAACATCCTCCGGATCTTCCAGGCACTGGGATGCAGGATAACAGTTGTTCCTGCCGGCACCAGCGCATCGGAAATACTCGGTTACGATCCTGACGGGATTTTTCTTTCAAATGGTCCCGGTGATCCTGCCGCAGTGACCTATGCAATTGAAACAATACGGAAGCTGATCGGACAAAAGCCGATTTTTGGAATCTGCCTGGGCCATCAGCTCCTGGCATTAGCCCTGGGTGGCAAGACATACAAGCTTAAATTCGGGCACAGGGGCGCAAATCATCCTGTAAAGAATATGAAAAACGGGTGCATAGAGATCACTTCGCAGAATCACGGATTCTGTGTTGACATCGACAGCCTGACCTCTACGGGCGCATCCTTGACACATTTGAATCTCAATGATAACACCTGTGAGGGACTTGAACTGAAGTCCGAGAGGGTTTTCAGCGTTCAATATCATCCTGAAGCATCTCCCGGACCTCATGATTCCGGTTATCTCTTTGAGCAGTTTATCAATGTACTGGATAGTAAAAAAGCAAAAAGCAGACAGAATTTAACTGTACTAACATAA